Proteins found in one Penaeus vannamei isolate JL-2024 chromosome 43, ASM4276789v1, whole genome shotgun sequence genomic segment:
- the LOC113816979 gene encoding abnormal cell migration protein 10 isoform X8 has product MAIHTGGGEPSHITSIDAVLAEIEAFTADAETDFTNESYGLEQVGGNVGVAAVQRREKPHPPRIDAHRFSRANLEDSGDVELDAILGELCALETQFEFEITAKNSSSASNLNTTTPRTTSGTDKMQPKQQQQQQQPQPQLHPQSQQRHSHSRSNSGNTRQKFEPLNVDVDVTTNTMGRCQARTDSPDNDSAFSDNVSMLSSESSASSGASGSAGSRHDAGKHTSQTLFLTLPQLADLLKDCGLNEVEQAAKLKAEKIKMALEKIKEANVKKLFIKAFTSDGSTKSLLVDEKMTVAFVTRLLADKNHVRMDPKWAVVEHIPDLYMERIYEDDEMLVENLLLWTRDSKNKLLFLERPDKYDLFLRPEQYILIGSSSQKQCDMDDDGRNTLIEEFFSSTGVGVPEVEGPLFLKSEGKKVWKKYYFVLRASGLYYCPKGKSSRSSKDLVCLTTLEVNQVYYGVGWKKKYKAPSDWCFAIKHPHLQAKSSKYIKYLSAEDPRTLAQWVMGIRIAKSGKRLLDNYRSLVEDIAQEDIDMLASSRSFSIASMAGQSGVGGSSQGPSQATTPSSESQSLDSCLAPSLTPSVVDGDEGGEDAHSSTGSSSQDTPVNTLGRPPVWRQDSLKSGSSSSSSGCLSERSSAGTPTGEHGFESEFPQGTIKRKPSSNPKLPLTTTTRLLVKEVDGEDVVDTASNRGTAGRQSLRRSLTEEVNTLRRRNSATQSRSSVNSSSSSSILNTSMGSPVPQEEEMDSLPLPPPPPELTEPCAMELLPPPPPELLASTLSLNSLPPPPDEASLPPINPEDLMMASITSLPPPPPPSPPKPSSPPNAGAAPPPPPHAVLPPSQEPGAPPPPPHGLPLPPPTTPKPNKSRGPGSPVYQATGSPVYQSAGSPVYQAVTPPAVAPKPRRDSSESATYASPPYLAELRAHTAHVPPNTNVPPHKNGWHPESPLPPPPPSPPPHQPVYAQPQRSPQKKVKRITFVDDVQDIPPAPESPTTKPPLPRRSESTRLSNPGRLDSPGNKITPPRSFLTSLQRVMQKKWQVAQKCKDFDKMPHEVLGFRDPVLPSETERNVGAWIQEHYGSLYENLSPHGSPPQPSAETVDMPRPIASHTLQPSPPPHAEDLNRLSQTMPGRKKPPPPPPKRSDSTHLSTRQ; this is encoded by the exons ATGGCCATCCACACGGGAGGAGGAGAACCTAGCCACATCACCAGCATCGATGCCGTGCTGGCTGAAATCGAGGCCTTCACGGCCGACGCGGAGACCGACTTCACTAATGAGTCTTAT GGTCTGGAACAAGTGGGCGGCAATGTGGGCGTCGCCGCAGTCCAGCGCCGTGAGAAGCCCCATCCGCCCAGGATCGACGCCCACCGCTTCTCCAGAGCGAATCTCGAGG ATTCTGGTGACGTGGAACTGGATGCCATCCTTGGGGAACTCTGTGCACTGGAGACTCAGTTTGAATTTGAGATCACAGCCAAGAACTCGTCATCTGCATCCAACCTGAACACTACCACACCCAGAACTACCTCTGGAACAG ACAAAATGCAACcaaagcaacagcagcagcagcaacagccccAGCCCCAGCTACACCCACAGTCACAGCAGAGGCACAGTCACTCTCGCAGCAACTCTGGAAACACGAGACAAAAATTTGAACCACTGAATGTGGATGTTGACGTTACTACCAACACCATGGGTAGGTGTCAAG CACGCACTGACAGCCCGGACAACGACTCGGCATTTAGTGACAATGTTTCCATGCTGTCATCGGAGAGCTCTGCCTCAAGTGGGGCCTCTGGAAGTGCTGGCTCAAGGCATGATGCAGGCAAACATACCTCACAG ACCCTTTTCCTGACTCTACCTCAACTGGCTGACCTACTAAAGGATTGTGGGTTGAATGAG GTTGAACAGGCAGCAAAACTTAAAGCAGAGAAAATCAAGATGGCCTTGGAGAAAATCAAGGAAGCTAATGTCAAAAAGTTATTCATTAAAGCTTTCACATCAGATGGTTCAACCAAGTCTTTATTAGTTGATGAGAAGATGACAGTAGCATTTGTAACAAGGCTGTTAGCTGATAAGAACCATGTGAGGATGGATCCTAAGTGGGCAGTTGTGGAACATATACCTGATCTTTATATGG AACGAATTTATGAGGATGATGAGATGTTGGTAGAAAACCTCTTGCTGTGGACTAGAGATAGTAAGAATAAACTGCTCTTTTTAGAAAGGCCTGataaatatgatttatttttgagGCCTGAGCAGTATATCCTCATAGGATCATCATCGCAGAAGCAATGtgatatggatgatgatggaAGGAATACCCTGATTGAG GAATTCTTCTCAAGCACTGGTGTAGGTGTTCCAGAAGTAGAAGGGCCATTGTTCTTGAAGTCAGAAGGGAAAAAGGTCTGGAAGAAATACTATTTTGTCCTCCGTGCTTCTGGGCTTTACTACTGCCCAAAGGGAAAGTCTTCTAGGTCTTCAAAAGATCTTGTCTGCCTTACAACGCTGGAAGTAAATCAG GTTTATTATGGTGTTGGATGGAAGAAAAAGTACAAAGCTCCAAGTGACTGGTGTTTTGCCATCAAGCATCCACATCTTCAAGCAAAGAGCAGCAAGTACATAAAGTACCTCTCTGCTGAGGATCCCCGTACTTTGGCTCAGTGGGTGATGGGCATAAGAATTGCGAAG AGTGGAAAAAGATTACTGGATAATTACCGATCTCTTGTAGAAGACATTGCACAAGAAGATATTGACATGCTCGCCTCCTCTAGGTCCTTCAGCATTGCATCAATGGCAGGCCAGAGTGGTGTCGGGGGAAGCTCACAAGGCCCATCACAGGCCACAACTCCTTCCTCAGAATCCCAGTCTTTAGATTCTTGCTTGGCCCCAAGTCTTACCCCAAGCGTTGTTgatggagacgaaggaggggaagatgcCCATTCCTCGACTGGATCCTCTTCCCAGGATACACCAGTTAACACTCTTGGTCGACCACCAGTCTGGCGGCAGGATAGTCTCAAGAGTGGGTCTTCGAGTAGCTCAAGTGGTTGTTTAAGTGAGAGATCATCAGCAGGAACACCCACAGGTGAACACGGGTTTGAGTCTGAGTTTCCTCAGGGAACCATTAAGAGGAAACCATCCAGCAATCCAAAGCTACCCTTGACCACCACAACAAGATTACTGGTTAAAGAAGTTGATGGTGAGGATGTAGTGGACACAGCGTCAAACAGAGGCACAGCTGGTCGGCAGAGTTTGAGACGCTCCCTCACAGAGGAAGTGAATACTTTACGGAGACGAAATTCAGCTACTCAGTCACGTAGCAGTGTAAACAGTAGTTCATCTAGTAGCATACTGAATACTAGTATGGGAAGTCCTGTGCCTcaggaagaagagatggacagcttaccccttccacctcctccacctgaaTTAACAGAGCCTTGTGCTATGGAATtattaccaccacctccccctgaATTGCTGGCATCCACACTCAGCCTtaattctcttccacctcctcctgatGAGGCTTCTCTCCCACCAATCAATCCAGAAGATCTCATGATGGCTAGCATTACCTCTctgccacctccaccccctcctagtCCACCTAAGCCATCTAGTCCACCAAATGCAGGTGCagcaccacccccacctccacatgCAGTTTTACCACCTTCACAAGAACCTggagcaccaccaccaccacctcatggCCTTCCCTTACCACCTCCTACCACTCCTAAACCAAATAAATCTAGAGGTCCAGGTTCTCCAGTTTATCAAGCTACTGGTTCACCTGTGTATCAATCAGCTGGTTCACCTGTATATCAGGCTGTCACACCTCCAGCTGTTGCACCCAAACCACGCCGTGACTCAAGTGAGTCGGCCACTTATGCTTCACCTCCATATTTAGCTGAATTACGTGCTCACACTGCTCATGTTCCACCAAACACAAATGTACCCCCTCACAAAAATGGCTGGCATCCTGAATCCCCAttgccacctcctccaccttcacctccaccacaccAGCCTGTTTATGCACAGCCACAAAGGAGTCCACAGAAGAAAGTTAAAAGGATTACCTTTGTAGATGATGTTCAGGATATTCCACCAGCGCCTGAATCTCCAACGACAAAACCTCCTCTTCCACGACGGTCTGAGTCAACAAGACTGTCAAATCCAGGTCGTCTAGACAGTCCAGGAAATAAGATCACTCCGCCAAGATCTTTCCTAACCAGCTTACAAAGAGTTATGCAGAAAAAATGGCAAGTAGCACAGAAGTGTAAAGACTTTGATAAAATGCCCCATGAAGTTTTAGGATTTAGAGATCCTGTACTTCCCAGTGAAACTGAACGTAATGTAGGAGCCTGGATCCAGGAACATTATGGCAGCCTATATGAAAATCTTTCTCCTCATGGCTCACCT